From Haemorhous mexicanus isolate bHaeMex1 chromosome 1, bHaeMex1.pri, whole genome shotgun sequence, one genomic window encodes:
- the LOC132322929 gene encoding tumor necrosis factor receptor superfamily member 16-like isoform X2 — MRPLPVPLLLLLLSPVPGRAGGCPPCPRGVPEPCDSRCPPCPRTRSPVEEEPEEPCPPCPPCSHEATAPLAEGTPPVSGTPRVTPPVSGPPPEPPGDIIPLYCALLAGLVVGLVAYVAFKCWDTCRKKRQLDKARDTGDAGVAADAEKLRGDSGVCPDSAGLEPPQPLPAEGPSALPGSPRRQEEPGELERLLELGAPGSDRRGPGPAGAPGDITSAV; from the exons ATGCGGCCGCTCCCGgtgccgctgctgctgctgctgctgagcccg GtgccggggcgggccggggggtgccccccgtgtccccgcggtgtccccgaGCCCTGCGACAGccgctgccctccctgcccccgcA CGCGGAGCCCCGTGGAGGAGGAGCCGGAGGAGCCGTGCCCGCCCTGCCCGCCCTGCAGCC ACGAGGCCACGGCGCCGCTCGCTGAGGGGACCCCGCCGGTGTCGGGGACCCCCCGAGTGACCCCGCCGGTGTCGGGGccgccccccgagccccccggggACATCATCCCCCTGTACTGCGCCCTCCTGGCCGGCCTCGTCGTGGGGCTCGTGGCCTACGTGGCCTTCAAGTG cTGGGACACCTGCAGGAAGAAGCGGCAGCTGGACAAGGCGCGGGACACGGGGGACGCGGGAGTGGCCGCGGACGCGGAGAAGCTGCGGGGGGACAGCGGCGTCTGCCCGGACAGCGCCGGCCTGGAGCCGCCTCAGCCCC TGCCCGCCGAGGGTCCCTCCGCGCTCCCGGGGTCCCCGCGGCGCCAGGAGGAGCCGGGAGAGCTGGAGcggctcctggagctgggagcgcCCGGCAGCGaccggcgcggccccggccccgcgggggcACCGGGGGACATCACCTCCGCTGTGTGA
- the LOC132322929 gene encoding uncharacterized protein LOC132322929 isoform X1 codes for MPHFPLLSPIPFFVPQFPLFYPIPSCASVSLFHVLPLFLFPFFPSSPFLCLSFPFSPSLCLSFLFFPSIPLTVPQFTPHSSSLCLSFPFSPHCASISPHSPSLCLSFPFSPSFSLTMPQFPFFSFIPPHYASVSLFSPHSPSPCLSFPFFPYFPLSVPQFPFFPSLCLNFPSFPLTVPQFPFSPSPCLSFPPCPSGGGRGAVPKPGALSALASPAPLPGAAEAGPPCPHSLPLSGAPTDEATAPLAEGTPPVSGTPRVTPPVSGPPPEPPGDIIPLYCALLAGLVVGLVAYVAFKCWDTCRKKRQLDKARDTGDAGVAADAEKLRGDSGVCPDSAGLEPPQPLPAEGPSALPGSPRRQEEPGELERLLELGAPGSDRRGPGPAGAPGDITSAV; via the exons atGCCTCACTTTCCCCTTTTATCCCCCATTCCCTtttttgtgcctcagtttcccctgtTTTATCCCATTCCCtcttgtgcctcagtttctctttttcacgtcctccccctttttctgtttcccttttttccttcctccccttttttgtgcctcagtttccccttttccccctccctgtgcctcagtttccttttttttccctcaatccCCCTCActgtgcctcagtttacccctcactcctcctccctgtgcctcagtttccctttttcccctcactgtGCCTCAATTTCCCCTCATTCCCCCtcactgtgcctcagtttccccttttccccctcattcTCCCTCActatgcctcagtttccctttttttccttcattccccCTCActatgcctcagtttcccttttttcccctcactccccctctccgtgcctcagtttcccttttttcccttatttccccctctccgtgcctcagtttccctttttcccctcactgtGCCTCAATTTCCCCTCATTCCCCCtcactgtgcctcagtttcccttttccccctcaccgtgcctcagtttcccgCCGTGTCCCTCAGGGGGTGGCCGGGGCGCTGTCCCCAAGCCCGGGGCTCTCTCCGCGCTCGCCTCCCCCGCCCCTCTCCCGGGGGCCGCTGAGGCCGGGCCGCCATGTCCTcattcccttcccctttccgGGGCTCCCACAGACGAGGCCACGGCGCCGCTCGCTGAGGGGACCCCGCCGGTGTCGGGGACCCCCCGAGTGACCCCGCCGGTGTCGGGGccgccccccgagccccccggggACATCATCCCCCTGTACTGCGCCCTCCTGGCCGGCCTCGTCGTGGGGCTCGTGGCCTACGTGGCCTTCAAGTG cTGGGACACCTGCAGGAAGAAGCGGCAGCTGGACAAGGCGCGGGACACGGGGGACGCGGGAGTGGCCGCGGACGCGGAGAAGCTGCGGGGGGACAGCGGCGTCTGCCCGGACAGCGCCGGCCTGGAGCCGCCTCAGCCCC TGCCCGCCGAGGGTCCCTCCGCGCTCCCGGGGTCCCCGCGGCGCCAGGAGGAGCCGGGAGAGCTGGAGcggctcctggagctgggagcgcCCGGCAGCGaccggcgcggccccggccccgcgggggcACCGGGGGACATCACCTCCGCTGTGTGA